Part of the Paenibacillus aurantius genome, TAGCGTGAAAGCAACGCTTCAGGATCTTCGGCGGGTCACTTATGAAAAGGGGATGACTGCCAGCGTGACGGAAATGCGCAAAGATGGCAGGTTGTTCGTTTCCGGAACTGCGCTGTTCGATGAGGAGGGAAGATACAAATTTACGATCGGTTCCGACGAGAACAGATTGCTTCGCATATTACAGCACGAGACGAAAGGGGAGTTTTTGTTTACGTATAAAGCTTCCGATCAACCGAATGGAGAGGTTTTCCCGGAAAATGCGTACAGTTTTTCCGCGGAGGATATATCTGTCAAGACGAAGACGGGTTATGCGAACAACAAGTTCAAGTTCGACATTGGTGTTAAAATGCGAGTGACTTTGAGGGAACGCCTATTCCCGCTCGACGTCAGGAAAGAGGAAAGCAAACTGGAACGGGACATAGAGCAGCAGTTGGAAAAACGGTTCGACCGGTTAATCGCTAAAATTCAAAAAGCAAAAATCGATCCGATCGGGCTTGGACTATACGCGCGCGCCTATGAATATGACAAATGGAAACCTGTACAAGATCGCTGGGGAGAGGCGTTATCTATGGCGGATGTGAACGTGAAGGTTAAAGTGACCATTGCCGGGATGGGGACAACGAAGTAAGAAGGGTTCCTTTTGTTGAATTAAAATCTGCCGACCAGAGGCGCAGAGGCACGACATTTCGCTCCGAAATCACTAGGCCGCAATGAATTAATCGAATACTTCGTGAAGTTGAACATGTTGACAATAAGGGTCAGCGTAAGCGAATAAGCCATGAACAGCTTCATGGAGTGGCGTCTACACATGGTAGGCGCTTGGGCAAACACGATGCGAAGCGCCTTCTTCCTTGCGCATGAGCTGGGGCACGCGGGACATTTGATTGCTGGCAGCTGGAGCTGACGCAGCTGGCTGGTGTCGACATGAGCAGCCCCGCGCCGATCCGGGCCGCGGTCGGGTACGTGAGCTCCATTGTGAAGGAGCTGGAGCGGATGTTTTGAACTCGGACCTGGGGGGAAGTGCCCCGG contains:
- a CDS encoding Ger(x)C family spore germination protein, whose translation is MRRMLIGLVALTLLTAGCKDKINIENLSLSLLVGIDLDEENNLIFSTSSPVFSQEAKIKEEEYTSPATTLRKSRDEDDKTFMALTTGGKTQVLLIGKRVTQHKGWFKLLEPYLRDPKNTLNGRIVMVDGPAYEILQYTPKDKPRLPLYVSELIDTAYSRNVSVKATLQDLRRVTYEKGMTASVTEMRKDGRLFVSGTALFDEEGRYKFTIGSDENRLLRILQHETKGEFLFTYKASDQPNGEVFPENAYSFSAEDISVKTKTGYANNKFKFDIGVKMRVTLRERLFPLDVRKEESKLERDIEQQLEKRFDRLIAKIQKAKIDPIGLGLYARAYEYDKWKPVQDRWGEALSMADVNVKVKVTIAGMGTTK